From the Psychrobacillus sp. FSL K6-4046 genome, one window contains:
- a CDS encoding STM3941 family protein, translating to MKELVVYQSKGKQLKFVFLAIVMVAASLLVFLTGIGSQDSRNIIFIAIGILGILFFGFCLLYIIKDFIVGKKILVVNEKGFYDYSSAIASKDFIGWERVQELGTYTIQGQVFITVFLFDGDEFIKSLPAMKRTAIKANIKLGAGHININTQAAKGISREEILHEMSIYFDEYLRKSSIVIEEISI from the coding sequence ATGAAGGAGCTTGTAGTTTATCAAAGTAAAGGAAAACAATTAAAGTTTGTTTTTCTTGCAATAGTCATGGTTGCAGCTAGTTTACTAGTCTTCCTGACGGGAATTGGGAGCCAAGATTCAAGGAACATCATTTTTATCGCTATTGGTATATTAGGAATACTATTTTTCGGTTTCTGTCTTTTGTATATAATTAAAGATTTCATTGTTGGAAAGAAAATACTTGTTGTGAATGAAAAGGGGTTTTATGATTATTCCTCGGCAATTGCTAGTAAGGATTTTATCGGATGGGAGCGTGTCCAGGAATTAGGTACATACACGATACAAGGACAAGTATTTATAACTGTCTTTTTATTCGATGGTGATGAGTTTATAAAATCTCTACCCGCCATGAAGAGGACGGCGATCAAGGCTAATATAAAACTAGGTGCTGGTCATATTAACATCAATACACAAGCAGCAAAAGGAATTTCTAGGGAAGAAATCCTACATGAGATGAGCATTTATTTTGATGAATATTTAAGAAAATCTTCCATAGTGATTGAGGAAATTAGCATTTAG
- a CDS encoding SDR family oxidoreductase produces the protein MSKTIFITGAGSGLGRGTAIGLAKKGHRLIATTETTSQKTDLLREARDLGLEMEIFKLDITNARDRAQMEDYDFDIFVANAAINEGGPLAEVPMDRFRALFEVNVFATLETAQIAARKLVKKGSGKIVFLSSVAGLSATPYVGPYTATKHTVEAIAKTMQQELKEFGVQVATINPGPYDTGFNDRSAEEKYKWFNEEQHFTKKEDMKEQEESLKDQYDPGDMIDKMIEIIPADNHKYRTTWPKEIEEKMKKDEQERWELEV, from the coding sequence TTGAGTAAAACAATTTTTATCACTGGAGCCGGAAGTGGCCTTGGAAGAGGTACTGCTATAGGACTAGCTAAAAAAGGGCATCGCTTAATTGCAACCACCGAAACAACTTCCCAAAAAACGGATTTACTTAGAGAAGCTAGAGATCTAGGCTTAGAAATGGAAATTTTTAAATTAGATATAACGAATGCTAGAGATCGGGCTCAAATGGAAGACTACGACTTTGATATATTTGTAGCAAATGCCGCTATTAATGAAGGTGGACCACTTGCAGAGGTGCCAATGGATCGTTTTCGTGCATTGTTCGAGGTAAATGTGTTTGCTACCTTAGAAACGGCACAAATTGCAGCACGTAAGCTAGTGAAAAAAGGGAGCGGTAAAATTGTTTTCCTTAGCTCAGTAGCAGGTCTATCGGCTACTCCATATGTAGGACCATATACGGCAACTAAGCATACAGTGGAAGCAATTGCGAAAACAATGCAGCAGGAGCTTAAAGAATTCGGTGTACAGGTAGCCACAATCAATCCTGGCCCGTACGATACAGGCTTTAACGATCGAAGTGCAGAGGAAAAATATAAATGGTTTAACGAAGAACAACATTTCACGAAGAAGGAAGACATGAAAGAGCAGGAAGAATCCTTGAAGGATCAATATGACCCAGGGGACATGATTGATAAAATGATTGAGATCATCCCGGCAGATAACCACAAATACCGTACTACATGGCCAAAAGAAATCGAAGAGAAAATGAAAAAAGATGAACAAGAACGCTGGGAACTAGAAGTCTAG
- a CDS encoding TIGR02206 family membrane protein: MEERFIMLSVEHWSAIAAFILFILILFFTRDRWLKSEKGLLRVERLFGLSLLGMDIVYHIWLIQTDRWELRNSLPLELCSISLLLTIVLLWTGNRFVYQFVFYAGIGGAIQAMITPVLDMNYPHFRYFHFFYTHAGIILTALYFTWVKGYRPTFKGILATMLALNILLPFVFWINSLVDGNYMFLQRKPTGGSLLDFLGPYPFYILSLEFVAFIIFIFLWFLFKKK, from the coding sequence TTGGAAGAGCGATTTATCATGCTTTCGGTAGAGCATTGGAGTGCGATAGCTGCATTTATTCTTTTCATACTTATTCTTTTTTTCACAAGGGATCGATGGCTAAAATCGGAGAAAGGACTTCTTCGTGTGGAACGTCTATTTGGATTGTCGTTATTAGGGATGGATATTGTATATCATATTTGGCTCATTCAAACAGACCGATGGGAGCTAAGGAATTCACTGCCTCTTGAACTATGCAGTATTAGCCTTCTACTGACAATCGTTCTACTATGGACGGGTAACCGTTTCGTTTACCAGTTTGTTTTTTATGCAGGCATAGGTGGTGCAATACAAGCCATGATTACTCCTGTATTGGATATGAATTACCCGCACTTTAGATATTTTCATTTTTTTTATACACATGCGGGGATTATACTGACAGCGCTCTACTTTACTTGGGTGAAAGGATATCGACCGACATTTAAGGGAATTCTTGCAACGATGCTTGCTTTAAATATTTTGCTGCCATTTGTTTTTTGGATTAACTCGCTGGTGGACGGAAACTATATGTTTCTACAAAGGAAGCCAACTGGAGGAAGTTTGTTGGATTTCCTTGGGCCATATCCGTTCTATATTCTATCATTAGAGTTTGTTGCATTTATAATATTCATATTTTTATGGTTTCTTTTTAAGAAAAAGTAA
- a CDS encoding GNAT family protein, producing MIKIIGQKVELKEANQQDIDDLYYWKYEDKKQEAKKWNGPYIPETKITKEEFKINWDKDYEIAPNTPNSLIIFVGDKLIGTVGSYWVDQNTNWLETGIVIYDNNYWNGGYGTEAYKLWIDFLFSSTDLHRLGMSTWSGNVRMMKVAERIGMKEEARIRNARIVDGEYFDAIKMGILRAEWEEKQIINTSKETSLLH from the coding sequence ATGATAAAAATTATTGGACAAAAAGTTGAATTGAAAGAGGCTAACCAACAAGATATTGATGACTTATATTATTGGAAGTATGAAGATAAAAAACAAGAAGCTAAGAAATGGAATGGCCCTTACATACCTGAGACTAAAATAACAAAAGAAGAGTTTAAAATAAATTGGGATAAAGACTATGAAATTGCACCCAACACTCCCAATTCACTAATCATTTTTGTAGGAGATAAACTAATTGGAACGGTAGGCTCTTATTGGGTAGATCAAAACACGAATTGGTTAGAAACCGGAATAGTCATTTATGATAACAATTACTGGAATGGTGGCTATGGAACTGAGGCTTATAAACTCTGGATAGACTTTTTATTTAGTTCTACTGATTTACATCGGTTAGGAATGTCAACGTGGTCAGGCAATGTAAGGATGATGAAGGTAGCAGAAAGAATTGGGATGAAAGAAGAAGCACGAATAAGAAATGCTAGAATAGTTGACGGTGAATATTTTGATGCAATTAAAATGGGTATATTGCGTGCAGAATGGGAAGAAAAACAGATAATAAATACATCTAAAGAAACCTCTCTATTGCACTAA